In a genomic window of Leisingera caerulea DSM 24564:
- a CDS encoding PRC-barrel domain-containing protein: MKRIAMIALAAGMAAAPALAETAMDTKDLIRTRDITGGDIYTLNGPMDEDTWGNWEADGVGPDWNDIGEIEDIILDRNGMMKGVVAEVGGFLDVGDKHVMIPVEDMRLAPVDDKRYVIVTRYTEEQLEELPSVDEGWWD, from the coding sequence ATGAAACGCATCGCAATGATCGCCCTGGCTGCTGGTATGGCCGCTGCGCCCGCTCTTGCAGAAACCGCTATGGACACCAAGGATCTGATCCGCACCCGCGATATCACCGGCGGTGACATTTACACCCTGAACGGCCCGATGGACGAAGACACCTGGGGCAACTGGGAAGCTGACGGCGTTGGCCCGGACTGGAACGACATCGGTGAAATCGAAGACATCATCCTGGACCGCAATGGCATGATGAAGGGCGTTGTGGCCGAGGTTGGCGGCTTCCTGGATGTCGGCGACAAGCACGTGATGATCCCGGTGGAAGACATGCGTCTGGCCCCGGTCGATGACAAGCGCTACGTGATCGTCACCCGCTATACCGAAGAGCAGCTGGAAGAACTGCCGTCGGTCGACGAAGGCTGGTGGGACTAA
- a CDS encoding class I SAM-dependent DNA methyltransferase: MGDDWNDYADGWDGNSDVRTYATRAFAALDTETGITGGGWQDKRVLDFGCGTGLLSEKLAPHVKEVVAADTSDRMIAVLQGKALPNVRALHADILDGSGQDAGEGLGGFDMICASSVCGFLPDYKSAVAALAKRLNSGGLFVQWDWLASEEGGSGLTEQQVRDALRDAGLGSIRVAHAFTMDAGGQSMPVLMGSGLRAAD; this comes from the coding sequence ATGGGCGACGACTGGAACGATTACGCGGACGGCTGGGACGGCAACAGCGATGTCCGCACCTATGCCACACGGGCCTTTGCCGCGCTGGACACAGAGACCGGCATCACCGGTGGCGGCTGGCAGGACAAGCGGGTGCTTGATTTCGGCTGCGGCACCGGGCTCTTGAGCGAAAAGCTGGCGCCGCATGTGAAGGAGGTGGTCGCCGCCGACACCTCGGACCGGATGATCGCGGTGCTGCAGGGCAAGGCGCTGCCCAATGTCCGGGCGCTGCATGCGGACATTCTGGATGGCAGCGGACAGGACGCCGGGGAGGGGCTCGGCGGATTTGACATGATCTGCGCCTCCTCCGTCTGCGGTTTCCTGCCGGACTATAAAAGCGCGGTTGCGGCGCTGGCGAAGCGGCTGAACAGCGGCGGACTGTTCGTGCAATGGGATTGGCTGGCCTCGGAGGAGGGCGGCTCCGGGCTGACTGAGCAGCAGGTGAGAGACGCGCTGCGGGATGCGGGCCTTGGGTCGATCCGGGTGGCACATGCCTTCACAATGGACGCCGGCGGCCAGTCGATGCCGGTTCTGATGGGGTCGGGTCTCCGCGCTGCGGATTGA
- a CDS encoding GcvT family protein, giving the protein MKTQVKALVVGGGAIGTSIAYHLAKAGWEDVMLIERDELTSGSTWHAAGLLPLFNMSYATTHIHKYSVDFYKTLEEETGLNAGFAVVGNLRMAQTQERMDEYMLYASTAETCDVPYEFLTPDEIKARWPLINTEDLKGALYHHTDGYINPADVTQAMAKGARQRGVDIVRKMQADDFHWNGTHWEVTCTKMVEQGGNLVESDEKVVITAEHVVTASGNHAQRTAKMLGIKMPAIPVEHQFIVTDVDPALQKYREEGNPEHPVIRDADAQSYVREERGGWILGVYEKHAPACFEYGVPDSFRADLFPLDLERIEEQYMAMIHRMPSCEESGLKDDFNGPICYTPDGNPLVGPAPGLRNMWLAEGFSFGITAAGGTGYYLAQMMVDGEAEIDMASLDPKRYSQNWMTTEFAARKNEECYDHVYILHHPDEERPAARPLRTAPAYDRQKARGAQFGWVNGWERPNYYGPLDAPENFDHDARSFRRGGWWQYAVDEAKAVREGVGLIDATAFTKHVVKGPGATQFLDWFTCNKLPKVGRINLTYALTAFGTTRTEYTIVRNGENNYYLVSAGAWTEYDADFLRKAAEDKMAEFGYIEIQDVTTQWGVFAIAGPKSRDVLKEVIKDADPETALSNKRFPWLSAKQIELGMCPVNAIRVAYTGELGWELHHPIEMQNYLFDLLEKAGEKHGMKLVGARAQNWLRQEKSYRAFGNELGRDATPLEADLPRFVDLEKDFHGKDKLVETGVRVKCCTLLIDGPSDADPWGREALYTEDGTRVGRLTSGGYSVAFEKSIGMGYVKPEHAVEGTKLKVKMQDKLWDAVVTCDSPYDPKNETIRQNG; this is encoded by the coding sequence ATGAAAACCCAAGTCAAAGCACTTGTTGTCGGCGGCGGCGCCATCGGCACCTCGATTGCCTATCACCTGGCCAAGGCCGGCTGGGAGGACGTCATGCTGATCGAGCGTGACGAGCTGACCTCCGGCTCGACCTGGCACGCAGCCGGCCTGCTGCCGCTGTTCAACATGTCTTATGCGACAACCCACATCCACAAGTACTCGGTCGATTTCTACAAGACCCTGGAAGAGGAAACCGGCCTGAACGCAGGTTTCGCCGTGGTGGGCAACCTGCGCATGGCGCAGACCCAGGAGCGCATGGACGAGTACATGCTCTATGCCTCCACCGCGGAAACCTGCGACGTGCCGTATGAGTTCCTGACCCCGGACGAGATCAAGGCCCGCTGGCCGCTGATCAACACCGAGGACCTGAAGGGCGCGCTGTACCACCACACCGACGGCTACATCAACCCGGCCGACGTGACCCAGGCGATGGCCAAGGGCGCCCGTCAGCGCGGCGTCGACATCGTCCGCAAGATGCAGGCCGATGATTTCCACTGGAACGGCACCCACTGGGAAGTCACTTGCACCAAGATGGTGGAGCAGGGCGGCAACCTGGTCGAGTCCGACGAGAAGGTGGTGATCACTGCCGAGCACGTCGTGACCGCCTCCGGCAACCACGCGCAGCGCACCGCCAAGATGCTGGGCATCAAGATGCCGGCGATCCCGGTCGAGCACCAGTTCATCGTTACCGACGTTGATCCGGCGCTGCAGAAGTACCGCGAGGAAGGCAACCCGGAGCACCCGGTGATCCGCGACGCCGACGCACAGTCCTATGTGCGCGAAGAGCGCGGTGGCTGGATCCTGGGTGTTTATGAAAAGCACGCGCCGGCCTGCTTTGAATACGGCGTACCGGACAGCTTCCGCGCCGACCTGTTCCCGCTCGATCTGGAGCGGATCGAAGAGCAGTACATGGCGATGATCCACCGGATGCCCTCCTGCGAGGAGTCGGGCCTCAAGGACGATTTCAACGGCCCGATCTGCTATACCCCGGACGGCAACCCGCTGGTCGGCCCGGCGCCGGGCCTGCGCAACATGTGGCTGGCGGAAGGCTTCTCCTTTGGCATCACCGCCGCAGGCGGCACCGGCTACTACCTGGCGCAGATGATGGTGGACGGCGAGGCCGAGATCGACATGGCGTCGCTCGACCCCAAGCGCTACAGCCAGAACTGGATGACCACCGAGTTCGCGGCTCGCAAGAACGAAGAGTGCTACGACCACGTCTACATCCTGCACCACCCGGACGAAGAGCGCCCGGCAGCCCGCCCGCTGCGCACCGCTCCGGCCTACGACCGCCAGAAGGCCCGCGGCGCCCAGTTCGGCTGGGTCAACGGCTGGGAGCGTCCGAACTACTACGGGCCCCTGGACGCGCCGGAGAACTTCGACCACGACGCCCGCTCCTTCCGCCGCGGCGGCTGGTGGCAGTATGCCGTGGACGAGGCGAAAGCCGTGCGCGAAGGCGTTGGCCTGATCGACGCAACCGCCTTTACCAAGCATGTCGTCAAAGGCCCCGGTGCGACGCAGTTCCTGGACTGGTTCACCTGCAACAAGCTGCCCAAGGTCGGCCGTATCAACCTGACCTACGCGCTGACCGCATTCGGCACCACCCGCACCGAATACACCATCGTGCGCAACGGCGAGAACAACTATTACCTGGTCTCCGCCGGTGCCTGGACCGAGTATGACGCGGACTTCCTGCGCAAGGCCGCCGAAGACAAGATGGCAGAGTTCGGTTACATCGAGATCCAGGATGTGACCACCCAGTGGGGCGTTTTTGCCATCGCAGGGCCCAAGTCGCGCGACGTTCTGAAAGAGGTGATCAAGGACGCAGATCCGGAAACCGCCCTGTCGAACAAGCGCTTTCCCTGGCTGTCTGCCAAGCAGATCGAACTGGGCATGTGCCCCGTGAACGCGATCCGCGTGGCCTACACCGGTGAACTGGGCTGGGAACTGCATCACCCGATCGAGATGCAGAACTACCTGTTCGACCTGCTGGAAAAAGCGGGCGAGAAGCACGGCATGAAGCTGGTCGGCGCGCGCGCCCAGAACTGGCTGCGCCAGGAGAAATCCTACCGTGCCTTCGGCAACGAACTGGGCCGCGACGCGACCCCTCTGGAAGCCGACCTGCCGCGCTTTGTCGACCTGGAGAAGGACTTCCACGGCAAGGACAAGCTGGTCGAAACCGGCGTCCGCGTGAAGTGCTGCACCCTGCTGATCGACGGTCCGTCGGACGCCGATCCCTGGGGCCGCGAAGCGCTTTACACCGAAGACGGCACCCGTGTGGGCCGCCTGACCTCCGGCGGCTACTCGGTGGCCTTCGAGAAATCCATCGGCATGGGCTATGTGAAGCCTGAGCACGCGGTGGAAGGCACCAAGCTGAAGGTCAAGATGCAGGACAAGCTGTGGGATGCGGTCGTGACCTGCGACAGCCCCTACGATCCGAAGAACGAAACCATCCGCCAGAACGGCTAA
- a CDS encoding FAD-binding oxidoreductase, with translation MVQATSLPRNEAGIEAAIETLQQRFGSQLQTGQAICEQHGHTTTWIVNQAPDAVVFPTSTEEVSEIVAVCAEYGVPVIPFGTGTSLEGHVNAPAGGICIDMMRMDQIMAVHAEDLDVVVQPGVTREQLNTYLRDQGLFFPIDPGANASLGGMAATRASGTNAVRYGTMKDNVLSLEAVMADGGVIRTAQRAKKSSAGYDLTRLLVGSEGTLGLITELTLKLQGIPEAIRSARCSFRTVDEACRAVMMTIQYGIPVARIELLDALSVRAANAYSGLDLPETPLLLLEFHGSDAGVVEQTDMFASIAEEFGGFDIAATSTPEERNKLWQARHDMYWASLQLRPGAKGISTDVCVPISRLAECVGAARDKAEGMGLMAPIVGHVGDGNFHALLLIDMDSEIERRKADEFVGWLNDLAISMEGTCTGEHGIGQGKRPYLQKELGPATRYMAAVKAALDPDNIMNPGKILEM, from the coding sequence ATGGTGCAAGCCACCTCATTGCCGCGCAACGAGGCCGGTATCGAGGCCGCAATCGAAACACTGCAACAGCGTTTCGGCAGCCAGCTGCAAACCGGACAGGCAATCTGCGAGCAGCACGGCCACACCACCACCTGGATCGTCAACCAGGCGCCCGATGCGGTGGTGTTCCCCACCTCCACCGAAGAGGTGTCGGAGATCGTCGCGGTCTGCGCCGAATACGGCGTGCCGGTCATCCCCTTCGGCACCGGCACCTCGCTGGAGGGTCATGTGAACGCCCCGGCCGGCGGCATCTGCATCGACATGATGCGGATGGACCAGATTATGGCGGTGCATGCCGAGGATCTGGACGTTGTGGTACAGCCCGGCGTCACCCGCGAGCAGCTCAACACCTACCTGCGCGACCAGGGCCTGTTCTTCCCGATCGACCCCGGCGCCAATGCATCGCTCGGCGGCATGGCGGCGACGCGGGCGTCCGGAACCAATGCGGTGCGCTATGGCACCATGAAGGACAACGTGCTCAGCCTGGAGGCCGTGATGGCCGACGGCGGCGTGATCCGCACCGCACAGCGGGCCAAGAAATCCTCCGCCGGCTATGACCTGACCCGGCTTCTGGTCGGCAGCGAGGGCACCCTGGGCCTGATCACCGAACTGACCCTGAAACTGCAGGGCATCCCCGAGGCGATCCGCTCCGCCCGCTGTTCGTTCCGCACCGTGGATGAGGCCTGCCGCGCGGTGATGATGACCATCCAGTACGGCATCCCGGTCGCCCGGATCGAGCTGCTGGACGCGCTCAGTGTGCGCGCCGCCAATGCCTATTCCGGGCTGGACCTGCCGGAAACGCCCCTTCTGCTCTTGGAGTTCCACGGCTCGGATGCGGGCGTGGTGGAACAGACGGACATGTTCGCCTCCATCGCCGAAGAGTTCGGCGGCTTTGACATCGCCGCCACCTCGACGCCGGAGGAGCGCAACAAGCTGTGGCAGGCACGCCATGACATGTACTGGGCCAGCCTGCAGCTGCGCCCCGGTGCCAAGGGGATCTCCACCGATGTCTGCGTGCCGATCTCCAGACTGGCGGAATGCGTCGGCGCCGCGCGGGACAAGGCGGAGGGCATGGGGCTGATGGCGCCGATCGTCGGCCATGTGGGCGACGGCAACTTCCACGCGCTGCTGCTGATCGACATGGACAGCGAAATCGAGCGCCGGAAGGCGGATGAGTTTGTCGGCTGGCTCAATGACCTGGCAATTTCGATGGAGGGCACCTGCACCGGCGAACACGGCATCGGTCAGGGCAAGCGCCCGTATCTGCAAAAGGAGCTGGGCCCGGCAACCCGCTATATGGCGGCGGTCAAGGCGGCCCTGGACCCGGATAACATCATGAACCCGGGCAAGATCCTGGAGATGTAA
- the ggt gene encoding gamma-glutamyltransferase yields the protein MKYLVLATAALAAGSAAAQEAADEVAPEGATAGTFEAISPEVAAALEAKAAGSPVEADNWMVAAANPHAVEAGAKVLRAGGTAADAMVAVQAVLGLVEPQSSGLGGGAFLVWYDAATGEVTTLDGRETAPLAAMPTLFQDEDGEPLQFFDAVVGGRSVGTPGTPALMEAAHRRWGQANWPSLFEPAITLAEEGFAVSPRLAGLVERDAERLARFPATAAYFLPQGEPVQEGATLLNPDYAGTLRALAQEGSGAFYVGSIAAEIVHAVTAAEGNPGVLSATDLALYHVKERPAVCVAYRDFEACGMGPPSSGALTVGQILGMLSSYDLAALGSESAEAWRLIGDASRLAFADRGRYMADSDFVPVPTHGLVAADYLAARAELLQGDDALPETAPGSPEFDHAGLIPELADDESIELPSTSHISIVDQAGNVLSMTTTIENAFGSRLMAAGFLLNNELTDFSFRTHANGVPIANRLEPGKRPRSSMAPTIVLRDGKPVLAIGSPGGSRIIGYVAKTIIAWADWGLNIQEALALPHLVNRFGTYDLEAGTSAEDLSEALTELGYEVNARDLTSGLHAIEIGEGLKGAADPRREGIALGG from the coding sequence ATGAAGTATCTGGTTCTGGCCACTGCCGCGCTTGCCGCGGGATCCGCCGCCGCGCAGGAAGCTGCCGATGAAGTCGCACCCGAAGGCGCAACTGCCGGCACGTTCGAGGCGATTTCGCCGGAGGTGGCCGCCGCGCTGGAGGCCAAGGCCGCTGGCAGCCCGGTGGAGGCGGACAATTGGATGGTTGCCGCCGCCAACCCGCATGCGGTGGAGGCAGGCGCCAAGGTTTTGCGCGCGGGCGGCACCGCCGCGGATGCAATGGTGGCAGTGCAGGCCGTGCTTGGGCTGGTGGAGCCGCAATCCTCAGGCCTTGGGGGCGGCGCGTTTCTGGTCTGGTATGATGCCGCCACCGGCGAGGTGACGACGCTGGACGGGCGCGAGACCGCACCGCTGGCTGCGATGCCGACGCTGTTCCAGGATGAAGACGGCGAGCCGCTGCAGTTTTTTGACGCGGTTGTCGGCGGCCGCTCTGTCGGCACGCCGGGCACCCCTGCGCTTATGGAGGCGGCGCACCGCCGCTGGGGGCAGGCCAACTGGCCGTCGCTGTTTGAACCGGCGATCACGCTTGCCGAAGAGGGCTTTGCCGTCTCGCCGCGCCTGGCCGGGCTGGTGGAGCGCGATGCTGAGCGGCTGGCGCGATTCCCGGCCACCGCCGCCTATTTCCTGCCGCAGGGTGAGCCGGTCCAGGAAGGAGCAACGCTGCTGAACCCGGACTATGCCGGCACCCTTAGGGCGCTGGCGCAGGAGGGAAGCGGGGCGTTTTACGTCGGCTCCATCGCCGCAGAGATCGTTCACGCCGTCACCGCTGCTGAGGGCAACCCGGGGGTGCTGTCGGCCACCGATCTTGCGCTTTATCACGTCAAGGAGCGCCCGGCGGTCTGTGTTGCCTACCGCGATTTCGAGGCTTGCGGGATGGGGCCGCCGTCCTCCGGCGCGCTGACCGTGGGGCAGATCCTGGGGATGCTGAGCTCCTATGACCTGGCCGCGCTGGGGTCGGAAAGCGCTGAGGCCTGGCGGCTGATCGGCGATGCCTCCCGCCTCGCCTTTGCCGACCGGGGCCGTTACATGGCCGACAGTGATTTTGTGCCGGTGCCCACCCACGGGCTGGTGGCCGCGGATTACCTGGCCGCGCGGGCAGAGCTGCTGCAAGGCGATGATGCGCTGCCGGAGACAGCGCCGGGATCGCCCGAGTTCGACCATGCAGGCCTGATTCCTGAATTGGCCGATGACGAGTCGATCGAGCTGCCCTCGACCTCTCACATCTCCATCGTGGACCAGGCGGGCAATGTCTTGTCGATGACCACCACGATTGAAAACGCCTTTGGCTCGCGGCTGATGGCGGCGGGTTTCCTGCTGAACAACGAGCTGACCGATTTCTCGTTCCGGACTCATGCCAATGGCGTCCCGATTGCCAACCGGCTGGAGCCGGGCAAGCGGCCGCGCTCCTCTATGGCGCCCACGATTGTGCTGCGCGACGGCAAGCCGGTGCTGGCCATCGGCTCCCCCGGCGGCAGCCGCATCATCGGTTATGTGGCGAAAACCATCATTGCCTGGGCCGATTGGGGCCTGAATATCCAGGAGGCGCTGGCGCTGCCGCATCTGGTCAACCGGTTCGGCACCTATGACCTGGAGGCCGGCACCAGTGCCGAGGATTTGTCAGAGGCGCTGACAGAGCTGGGCTATGAGGTGAACGCCCGCGACCTGACCTCCGGCCTGCACGCGATTGAGATCGGCGAGGGGCTGAAGGGCGCCGCGGATCCGCGGCGCGAGGGGATTGCCCTGGGCGGTTAA
- a CDS encoding 2-hydroxyacid dehydrogenase encodes MPRDRLSVVVTRRLPEPVETRLSELFDVRLREDDTPMTRTELAAALKDADVLVPTVTDTIDAGLLGQAGDRLKLIANYGAGVDHIDVATARQRGILVSNTPGVLTDDTADMAMALIMAVVRRMPEGLTVMQKGDWQGWAPTAFLGGRIAGRRLGILGMGRIGQAVAKRAAAFGMQIHYHNRRRLRPEIEEQLEATYWESLDQMVARMDVISVNCPSTPSTFHLMNARRLKLLKPSAVIVNTSRGEVIDEMALTRMLRTGEIAGAGLDVYEHGTDINPRLRELPNVVLLPHMGSATVEGRIEMGEKVLLNIKTFEDGHRPPDQVVPSML; translated from the coding sequence GTGCCAAGAGACCGACTGAGTGTTGTCGTTACGCGACGGTTGCCGGAACCTGTGGAGACCCGGCTGAGCGAGCTGTTTGATGTGCGTCTGCGCGAGGATGACACACCGATGACCCGGACCGAACTGGCCGCGGCGCTGAAGGATGCCGATGTGCTGGTGCCCACCGTCACCGACACCATTGACGCAGGCCTTCTGGGCCAGGCGGGTGACCGGCTGAAACTGATTGCCAATTACGGCGCGGGAGTGGATCACATTGATGTCGCCACAGCCCGCCAGCGCGGCATTCTGGTATCCAACACGCCCGGCGTGCTGACCGATGACACCGCCGACATGGCGATGGCGCTGATCATGGCGGTGGTGCGCCGGATGCCCGAGGGGCTGACCGTGATGCAGAAGGGCGACTGGCAGGGCTGGGCGCCGACCGCGTTTCTGGGCGGGCGCATTGCCGGGCGCCGTCTGGGCATCCTTGGCATGGGCCGGATCGGCCAGGCGGTGGCCAAACGGGCCGCTGCCTTTGGCATGCAGATCCATTACCACAACCGCCGCCGTCTGCGCCCCGAGATCGAGGAGCAGCTGGAAGCCACCTATTGGGAGAGCCTCGACCAGATGGTGGCGCGGATGGATGTGATCTCGGTCAATTGCCCGTCGACGCCCTCCACCTTCCACCTGATGAACGCCCGCCGCCTGAAGCTGTTGAAGCCCTCGGCAGTGATCGTGAACACCTCGCGCGGCGAGGTGATCGACGAAATGGCGCTGACCCGGATGCTGCGCACCGGTGAAATCGCGGGCGCGGGCCTCGACGTCTATGAACACGGTACCGACATCAACCCGCGGCTGCGCGAGCTGCCCAATGTGGTGCTGCTGCCGCATATGGGCTCGGCCACCGTCGAGGGCCGGATCGAGATGGGGGAAAAGGTGCTGCTGAACATCAAAACCTTCGAGGACGGCCACCGTCCGCCGGATCAGGTGGTGCCGTCGATGCTGTAA
- a CDS encoding SH3 domain-containing protein, which translates to MAIRHLAAAAVSLALAGAACAAESRGPVTNLPLPRYVSMKAAKGNVRRGPSLTHKIDWVFKRRGMPLEITAEYGHWRRVQDRDGAGGWVHYALLSGVRTVLVEEDMLTVHSRPDTRAPVTAAFELGVVARLGECEPAWCEISAGGYSGWAPKKKLWGVAPDELRE; encoded by the coding sequence ATGGCCATCCGCCATCTGGCGGCAGCAGCGGTATCCCTGGCCCTGGCAGGCGCAGCCTGTGCTGCCGAATCCCGCGGGCCTGTCACCAACCTCCCCCTGCCCCGCTATGTCTCGATGAAGGCCGCCAAGGGCAATGTGCGCCGCGGCCCGTCGCTCACACACAAAATCGACTGGGTGTTCAAACGCCGCGGCATGCCGCTGGAGATCACCGCGGAATACGGCCACTGGCGCCGGGTGCAGGACCGCGACGGCGCCGGCGGATGGGTGCATTACGCGCTGCTCTCTGGCGTGCGCACCGTGCTGGTCGAGGAGGACATGCTGACGGTCCACTCCCGCCCCGATACCCGCGCCCCGGTCACTGCCGCCTTTGAACTGGGTGTGGTCGCCCGGCTTGGCGAATGCGAACCCGCCTGGTGCGAGATCTCGGCCGGGGGCTACAGCGGCTGGGCCCCCAAGAAAAAGCTTTGGGGCGTCGCCCCGGACGAGCTGCGCGAATAA
- a CDS encoding NADP-dependent isocitrate dehydrogenase, protein MAENQTPDILYTIVDEAPELASASFLPIIRKFAAAAGVSVGTKDISLAGRILAAFPENLTEEQRQSDDLAELGELVKTPDANVIKLPNISASVPQLVAAVTELQGQGYDIPNYPEEPKTDEEKAIRARYDAIKGSAVNPVLREGNSDRRAAKPVKNFAQKNPHSMGSWSADSKTKVSSMPGNDFYANEKSATITAAQAGDAKIEFVGKDGAVTVLKDSWTLEEGTVADATFMSAKALSAFLKDAIEDTKADGTMFSLHLKATMMKVSDPIIFGHAVKAWLAPVFEQFGPQLEALGVDPNSGLGDLLNRVKDNPEIMAAIDAVRAERPSMYMVDSDKGITNLHVPSDVIIDASMPAVIRAGGKGWDENGNKGDTNCVIPDNCYAPVYDESIKFFKENGALDPSTAGAVANVGLMAQKAEEYGSHPTTFEAPADGTIRVVLANGDTLHSHEVEAGDIWRSCTVKKAPIENWIQLALDRQRLTGSEAIFWLDENRAHDAELIKYVKPALEEAGVADKFQILAPREATRQSLETITKGEDSIAITGNVLRDYLTDLFPILELGTSAKMLSIVKLMNGGGLFETGAGGSAPKHVQQLVEENHLRWDSMGEFCALGESLNFLADSKGNAKAGVLGAAAEDATQGILDNNRSPSRKVGEPDNRDSHYWFARYWAEALAAQTDDAELAAHFAPIAEELGAKEEQIISELAAAQGGAADIGGYYNPSAELKAKVMRPSATLNAIIG, encoded by the coding sequence ATGGCAGAAAATCAAACCCCGGACATATTGTATACCATTGTAGACGAAGCGCCCGAACTGGCCTCGGCATCTTTCCTGCCGATCATCCGCAAGTTCGCCGCCGCCGCCGGTGTCTCTGTCGGCACCAAGGACATTTCGCTGGCGGGCCGCATCCTCGCCGCCTTCCCGGAAAACCTGACCGAAGAGCAGCGCCAGAGCGACGACCTGGCAGAGCTGGGCGAGCTGGTGAAGACCCCGGACGCCAACGTGATCAAGCTGCCCAACATCTCCGCCTCGGTGCCGCAGCTGGTGGCCGCCGTCACCGAGCTGCAGGGCCAGGGCTATGACATTCCGAACTACCCGGAAGAGCCCAAGACCGACGAAGAAAAAGCCATCCGCGCCCGCTACGACGCCATCAAGGGCTCGGCGGTGAACCCGGTCCTGCGCGAAGGCAACTCCGACCGCCGCGCCGCCAAGCCGGTCAAGAACTTTGCCCAGAAGAACCCGCATTCGATGGGATCCTGGTCGGCAGACAGCAAGACCAAAGTGTCGTCGATGCCGGGCAACGACTTCTATGCCAACGAAAAATCTGCGACCATCACCGCCGCGCAGGCGGGTGACGCGAAGATCGAGTTCGTGGGCAAGGACGGCGCTGTCACCGTGCTGAAGGACAGCTGGACGCTGGAAGAAGGCACCGTGGCCGACGCGACCTTCATGTCCGCCAAGGCGCTGTCGGCCTTTCTGAAAGACGCTATTGAGGACACCAAGGCAGACGGCACCATGTTCTCGCTGCACCTCAAGGCCACCATGATGAAGGTCTCCGACCCGATCATCTTCGGCCACGCGGTCAAGGCGTGGCTGGCGCCGGTGTTCGAGCAGTTCGGCCCGCAGCTGGAGGCCCTGGGCGTTGACCCGAACTCCGGCCTCGGCGACCTCCTGAACCGGGTCAAGGACAACCCGGAAATCATGGCGGCAATCGACGCCGTGCGCGCCGAGCGCCCCTCCATGTACATGGTCGACAGCGACAAGGGCATCACCAACCTGCACGTGCCTTCCGACGTGATCATCGACGCCTCGATGCCCGCGGTGATCCGCGCTGGCGGCAAGGGCTGGGACGAGAATGGCAACAAGGGCGACACCAACTGCGTGATCCCCGACAACTGCTATGCGCCGGTCTATGACGAAAGCATCAAGTTCTTCAAGGAAAACGGCGCGCTGGACCCGTCCACCGCCGGCGCCGTCGCCAATGTCGGCCTGATGGCGCAGAAGGCCGAGGAATACGGCTCCCACCCCACCACCTTCGAGGCGCCCGCGGACGGCACCATCCGGGTGGTTCTGGCCAATGGCGATACCCTGCACAGCCACGAGGTTGAAGCGGGCGACATCTGGCGCTCCTGCACCGTCAAGAAGGCGCCGATCGAGAACTGGATCCAGCTGGCGCTGGACCGTCAGCGTCTGACCGGTTCCGAGGCGATCTTCTGGCTGGACGAAAACCGCGCCCATGACGCCGAGCTGATCAAATACGTGAAGCCCGCGCTTGAAGAGGCCGGCGTTGCGGACAAGTTCCAGATCCTGGCGCCGCGCGAAGCGACCCGCCAGAGCCTCGAAACCATCACCAAGGGCGAGGACAGCATCGCCATCACCGGCAACGTGCTGCGCGACTACCTGACCGACCTGTTCCCGATCCTGGAACTGGGCACGTCGGCCAAGATGCTGTCGATCGTCAAGCTGATGAACGGCGGCGGCCTGTTCGAGACCGGTGCCGGCGGTTCCGCGCCCAAGCACGTGCAGCAGCTGGTCGAGGAAAACCACCTGCGCTGGGATTCGATGGGTGAATTCTGCGCGCTGGGGGAATCGCTGAACTTCCTCGCCGACAGCAAAGGCAATGCCAAGGCCGGCGTGCTGGGCGCCGCGGCTGAGGACGCCACCCAAGGCATCCTCGACAACAACCGCTCGCCCTCGCGCAAGGTGGGTGAGCCGGACAACCGCGACAGCCACTACTGGTTTGCCCGCTACTGGGCCGAGGCGCTGGCAGCGCAGACCGACGACGCGGAGCTGGCGGCGCATTTCGCCCCCATCGCGGAGGAGCTTGGCGCGAAGGAAGAGCAGATCATCAGCGAACTGGCGGCCGCACAGGGCGGCGCAGCCGACATCGGTGGCTACTACAACCCGAGCGCTGAGCTGAAAGCCAAGGTGATGCGCCCCAGCGCGACGCTGAACGCGATCATCGGTTGA